One window of Hypomesus transpacificus isolate Combined female unplaced genomic scaffold, fHypTra1 scaffold_30, whole genome shotgun sequence genomic DNA carries:
- the ppil3 gene encoding peptidyl-prolyl cis-trans isomerase-like 3, with the protein MAVTLHTDLGEIKIELFCERAPKSCENFLALCASGFYNGSIFHRNIKGFMVQTGDPTGTGKGGTSIWGRKFEDEFSEHLKHNVRGVVSMANNGPNTNASQFFFTYAKQPHLDMKYTVFGKIIDGMETLDELEKLPVNEKTFRPLTEARIKDVTLHANPFAG; encoded by the exons ATG GCAGTGACTCTACACACAGACCTTGGTGAGATAAAAATCGAGTTGTTCTGTGAGCGAGCTCCAAAATCATGTGAA AACTTTCTTGCCCTCTGCGCCAGCGGTTTTTACAATGGCAGCATCTTTCATCGCAACATCAAGGGCTTCATGGTGCAGACGGGAGACCCAACAG GCACTGGTAAGGGAGGGACCAGTATTTGGGGGCGGAAGTTTGAAGATGAGTTTAGCGAACACCTGAAG CATAATGTACGCGGTGTAGTTTCCATGGCAAACAATGGCCCCAACACAAATGCATCGCAGTTCTTCTTCACCTACGCCAAGCAGCCACATCTGGACATGAAATATACTGTGTTTGGAAA GATCATTGATGGCATGGAAACCCTGGATGAACTTGAGAAACTTCCTGTCAATGAGAAGACATTTCGGCCCCTGACTGAAGCAAGAATAAAGGATGTGACTCTTCATGCCAACCCATTTGCGGGATAG